The Bacillus carboniphilus genome contains a region encoding:
- a CDS encoding antibiotic biosynthesis monooxygenase: MILVTNTIKVKKGHVQEVAKRFEQPKAVHQSPGFVRLEVLITKGLEEYDELKVCTTWENDEAFQAWTESDAFKNAHHKRKTEGNENKGESIMLGAELSKYEIAYQHEAG, translated from the coding sequence ATGATTTTAGTTACGAATACAATTAAAGTGAAAAAAGGTCATGTCCAAGAAGTAGCCAAACGATTTGAGCAACCAAAAGCTGTCCATCAGTCACCAGGGTTTGTTCGTCTGGAAGTATTAATTACGAAAGGTTTAGAAGAATACGATGAATTAAAAGTCTGCACCACTTGGGAGAATGATGAGGCATTCCAAGCATGGACTGAAAGTGATGCATTCAAGAATGCTCACCATAAACGTAAAACAGAAGGAAACGAAAACAAAGGGGAAAGCATCATGCTAGGAGCAGAGCTATCAAAATATGAAATTGCCTATCAGCATGAAGCGGGATAA
- a CDS encoding type II toxin-antitoxin system prevent-host-death family antitoxin: MPNIKPVSDLRNYNEVLKDISVGNSVFLTKNGRGRFAIVNIEDYEKSQDTIRLLSKLMEAEKAIKTGEEWLTLDEVKKELEV; the protein is encoded by the coding sequence ATGCCTAACATAAAACCAGTGTCTGACTTAAGAAATTACAATGAAGTATTAAAGGACATCAGCGTTGGAAATTCGGTATTTTTAACGAAAAATGGACGAGGTAGATTTGCTATTGTAAATATTGAAGACTACGAAAAGAGTCAAGATACCATTAGGTTATTATCAAAACTAATGGAAGCTGAGAAAGCAATAAAAACAGGTGAAGAATGGCTTACTTTAGATGAAGTGAAAAAAGAACTTGAGGTTTAA
- a CDS encoding glycosyltransferase family 4 protein, which yields MILKGISKFGVPLTDQAKSRSNFIFKSSNQLKVDVLHTFNTVCDTKTPWVSTFETTIPRLIQTMNYHHENSTIQIDRQIKETLQLLQQDSCKKLIALSQCNWSIQEALVKEVFPEAVNDIMNKTVVIPPPQPLLVKKRDIELKMKDIHKEIRFIFVGRQFFRKGGRELIHVLAKIRKHFNVKFTIVSSLTFGDYATQTTIKDKEDMLKIIEQNDDWITWIDALTNEEVLALCKKSHVGLLPTWADTYGYSVLEMQASGCPVLTTNIRALPEINNDTCGWICPIPRNKFGEALYSTESSRKILSETLEKELEKSIVEICSKPEHIIERARNALVKIKEEHDPLEYGRKLFDIYNGKG from the coding sequence TTGATATTAAAAGGGATTAGTAAGTTTGGTGTTCCTTTAACAGATCAAGCTAAGAGTAGATCAAATTTCATTTTTAAATCAAGTAACCAGTTAAAGGTTGATGTTTTACATACGTTTAATACTGTCTGTGATACGAAAACCCCATGGGTATCGACCTTTGAAACGACAATTCCGCGTTTAATTCAAACAATGAATTATCATCATGAAAACAGCACGATACAAATAGACCGTCAAATTAAAGAGACATTACAATTATTACAACAAGATTCGTGCAAAAAATTGATAGCTTTATCACAATGTAATTGGTCCATTCAAGAAGCACTCGTAAAAGAAGTATTCCCGGAGGCAGTTAATGATATTATGAACAAGACCGTGGTTATTCCTCCACCTCAACCTCTTTTGGTAAAGAAGCGTGACATCGAATTAAAAATGAAGGATATCCATAAAGAAATTAGATTTATCTTCGTTGGTCGTCAGTTTTTTCGAAAAGGTGGAAGAGAATTAATTCATGTCCTTGCTAAAATAAGAAAGCACTTTAATGTGAAATTTACGATTGTGAGTAGTCTTACATTTGGTGATTATGCGACTCAGACAACAATTAAAGATAAAGAAGACATGCTGAAAATCATTGAACAAAACGATGATTGGATCACTTGGATTGATGCATTAACTAATGAAGAAGTGCTAGCTTTATGTAAAAAAAGTCACGTTGGTTTATTACCGACATGGGCTGATACGTATGGTTATTCCGTTTTGGAAATGCAAGCAAGTGGATGTCCAGTTTTGACAACAAACATACGAGCACTTCCTGAAATAAATAATGATACATGTGGCTGGATATGTCCTATCCCTAGAAATAAGTTCGGTGAGGCATTATATTCGACAGAGTCGTCTAGAAAAATTCTCAGCGAGACTCTGGAAAAAGAGTTAGAAAAATCGATTGTTGAGATTTGTTCTAAACCGGAGCATATTATCGAGAGGGCTAGAAATGCATTGGTGAAAATTAAAGAGGAGCATGACCCTCTTGAATATGGAAGAAAGTTATTCGATATTTATAATGGAAAAGGTTGA